In Oryza sativa Japonica Group chromosome 3, ASM3414082v1, one DNA window encodes the following:
- the LOC4333075 gene encoding protein-disulfide reductase isoform 2 (isoform 2 is encoded by transcript variant 2), giving the protein MADAAGIATVLAADGRDFLLRNSADQVKISSIEASTVALYFSASWCPPCRRFTPKLIEAYNELVSQGKNFEVVFVSGDKDQEAFDAYFAKMPWLAVPFSDSECRAKLNKRFKVRGIPHLVILNATSGEVYTEDGVELVTVHGTEAYPFTTERINELKEQEKAAKDNQTVQSVLGTPTRDYLLSNKGDRVPISDLEGKYVGLCFVVNGYGPVVQFTSLLAKFYEKLKEVGEKFEVVAVSLDSDEELSNESFAGMPWLAIPQEDKMGEKLARYFELRGLPTLVLIGPDGKTLNNNVADIIDEHGQDAWEGFPFTAEKMEILAEKAKAKAELQTLESLLVIGDLDFVLGKDGAKVPVSELVGKTVLLYFSAKWCGPCRAFLPKLVDEYNKIKEKHNDFEIIFISSDRDQSSYDEFFSGMPWLALPLGDERKQHLSKTFRVRGIPSLVAIGADGRTVARDAKTPLTAHGADAFPFTEERLLEMERKIDEMAKGWPGKLKHELHDEHELVLTRCTTYGCDGCDEMGSSWSYRCRECDFDLHPKCALGKEEEKKGDDEAEAEADPACEGGVCRKA; this is encoded by the exons GTGAAGATCAGCAGCATCGAGGCAAGCACCGTTGCCCTCTACTTCTCGGCCTCATGGTGCCCACCATGCAGGCGCTTCACGCCTAAGCTTATTGAAGCATACAATGAGCTGGTCTCCCAGGGAAAGAACTTCGAGGTTGTCTTTGTTTCAGGGGATAAGGATCAAGAGGCATTCGATGCATACTTTGCAAAGATGCCATGGTTGGCAGTCCCTTTCTCGGACTCCGAATGCCGTGCCAAACTCAATAAGCGCTTTAAGGTGAGAGGCATTCCACACCTCGTCATCCTTAATGCAACATCTGGTGAAGTTTATACGGAAGATGGAGTTGAGCTTGTGACTGTGCATGGTACAGAAGCTTACCCTTTTACAACAGAGAGGATCAATGAATTGAAGGAACAGGAAAAGGCAGCTAAGGATAATCAAACTGTTCAAAGTGTGCTTGGTACACCCACCCGCGACTACTTACTTTCGAACAAGGGAGATAGG GTACCCATCTCTGACCTTGAGGGCAAGTACGTTGGTTTGTGCTTTGTGGTGAATGGCTATGGCCCAGTAGTCCAATTTACCTCATTGCTTGCTAAATTTTATGAGAAACTCAAAGAAGTAGGGGAGAAATTTGAAGTTGTAGCTGTATCCTTGGACAGTGATGAGGAATTATCCAATGAGAGTTTTGCAGGCATGCCTTGGCTTGCCATCCCTCAGGAAGACAAGATGGGTGAGAAGCTGGCTCGTTATTTTGAGCTTAGAGGCCTGCCTACACTTGTCCTGATTGGTCCTGATGGGAAGACACTGAACAACAATGTTGCTGACATAATTGATGAGCATGGTCAAGATGCATGGGAAGGGTTTCCTTTCACTGCAGAGAAGATGGAAATTCTTGCTGAGAAGGCAAAGGCTAAAGCAGAGTTACAGACCTTGGAGTCCCTTCTGGTCATTGGTGATTTGGACTTTGTGCTTGGAAAAGATGGAGCAAAG GTTCCTGTATCAGAACTTGTTGGGAAGACTGTCCTCCTCTACTTCTCAGCTAAATGGTGCGGACCATGCCGAGCCTTCCTGCCTAAACTTGTCGACGAGTACAACAAGATCAAGGAGAAGCACAACGACTTCGAGATCATCTTCATCTCCAGCGATCGAGACCAGAGCTCCTACGACGAGTTCTTCTCCGGCATGCCATGGCTCGCTCTTCCCCTGGGTGACGAGAGGAAGCAGCACCTGAGCAAGACCTTCAGAGTCCGCGGGATCCCTTCGCTCGTCGCCATCGGCGCCGACGGGAGGACGGTGGCCAGGGACGCCAAGACCCCGCTGacggcccacggcgccgacgcgtTCCCGTTCACGGAGGAGAGGCTCCTGGAGATGGAGAGGAAGATCGACGAGATGGCGAAGGGGTGGCCCGGGAAGCTGAAGCACGAGCTGCACGATGAGCATGAGCTCGTGCTGACTCGCTGCACCACGTATGGCTGTGATGGATGCGACGAGATGGGCAGCTCGTGGTCGTACAGGTGCAGGGAGTGTGACTTCGACCTGCACCCCAAGTGCGCgctggggaaggaggaggagaagaagggcgATGACGAGGCTGAGGCTGAGGCTGACCCAGCATGCGAGGGAGGCGTTTGCAGGAAGGCCTAA
- the LOC4333075 gene encoding protein-disulfide reductase isoform X1, which translates to MSHEKVKISSIEASTVALYFSASWCPPCRRFTPKLIEAYNELVSQGKNFEVVFVSGDKDQEAFDAYFAKMPWLAVPFSDSECRAKLNKRFKVRGIPHLVILNATSGEVYTEDGVELVTVHGTEAYPFTTERINELKEQEKAAKDNQTVQSVLGTPTRDYLLSNKGDRVPISDLEGKYVGLCFVVNGYGPVVQFTSLLAKFYEKLKEVGEKFEVVAVSLDSDEELSNESFAGMPWLAIPQEDKMGEKLARYFELRGLPTLVLIGPDGKTLNNNVADIIDEHGQDAWEGFPFTAEKMEILAEKAKAKAELQTLESLLVIGDLDFVLGKDGAKVPVSELVGKTVLLYFSAKWCGPCRAFLPKLVDEYNKIKEKHNDFEIIFISSDRDQSSYDEFFSGMPWLALPLGDERKQHLSKTFRVRGIPSLVAIGADGRTVARDAKTPLTAHGADAFPFTEERLLEMERKIDEMAKGWPGKLKHELHDEHELVLTRCTTYGCDGCDEMGSSWSYRCRECDFDLHPKCALGKEEEKKGDDEAEAEADPACEGGVCRKA; encoded by the exons GTGAAGATCAGCAGCATCGAGGCAAGCACCGTTGCCCTCTACTTCTCGGCCTCATGGTGCCCACCATGCAGGCGCTTCACGCCTAAGCTTATTGAAGCATACAATGAGCTGGTCTCCCAGGGAAAGAACTTCGAGGTTGTCTTTGTTTCAGGGGATAAGGATCAAGAGGCATTCGATGCATACTTTGCAAAGATGCCATGGTTGGCAGTCCCTTTCTCGGACTCCGAATGCCGTGCCAAACTCAATAAGCGCTTTAAGGTGAGAGGCATTCCACACCTCGTCATCCTTAATGCAACATCTGGTGAAGTTTATACGGAAGATGGAGTTGAGCTTGTGACTGTGCATGGTACAGAAGCTTACCCTTTTACAACAGAGAGGATCAATGAATTGAAGGAACAGGAAAAGGCAGCTAAGGATAATCAAACTGTTCAAAGTGTGCTTGGTACACCCACCCGCGACTACTTACTTTCGAACAAGGGAGATAGG GTACCCATCTCTGACCTTGAGGGCAAGTACGTTGGTTTGTGCTTTGTGGTGAATGGCTATGGCCCAGTAGTCCAATTTACCTCATTGCTTGCTAAATTTTATGAGAAACTCAAAGAAGTAGGGGAGAAATTTGAAGTTGTAGCTGTATCCTTGGACAGTGATGAGGAATTATCCAATGAGAGTTTTGCAGGCATGCCTTGGCTTGCCATCCCTCAGGAAGACAAGATGGGTGAGAAGCTGGCTCGTTATTTTGAGCTTAGAGGCCTGCCTACACTTGTCCTGATTGGTCCTGATGGGAAGACACTGAACAACAATGTTGCTGACATAATTGATGAGCATGGTCAAGATGCATGGGAAGGGTTTCCTTTCACTGCAGAGAAGATGGAAATTCTTGCTGAGAAGGCAAAGGCTAAAGCAGAGTTACAGACCTTGGAGTCCCTTCTGGTCATTGGTGATTTGGACTTTGTGCTTGGAAAAGATGGAGCAAAG GTTCCTGTATCAGAACTTGTTGGGAAGACTGTCCTCCTCTACTTCTCAGCTAAATGGTGCGGACCATGCCGAGCCTTCCTGCCTAAACTTGTCGACGAGTACAACAAGATCAAGGAGAAGCACAACGACTTCGAGATCATCTTCATCTCCAGCGATCGAGACCAGAGCTCCTACGACGAGTTCTTCTCCGGCATGCCATGGCTCGCTCTTCCCCTGGGTGACGAGAGGAAGCAGCACCTGAGCAAGACCTTCAGAGTCCGCGGGATCCCTTCGCTCGTCGCCATCGGCGCCGACGGGAGGACGGTGGCCAGGGACGCCAAGACCCCGCTGacggcccacggcgccgacgcgtTCCCGTTCACGGAGGAGAGGCTCCTGGAGATGGAGAGGAAGATCGACGAGATGGCGAAGGGGTGGCCCGGGAAGCTGAAGCACGAGCTGCACGATGAGCATGAGCTCGTGCTGACTCGCTGCACCACGTATGGCTGTGATGGATGCGACGAGATGGGCAGCTCGTGGTCGTACAGGTGCAGGGAGTGTGACTTCGACCTGCACCCCAAGTGCGCgctggggaaggaggaggagaagaagggcgATGACGAGGCTGAGGCTGAGGCTGACCCAGCATGCGAGGGAGGCGTTTGCAGGAAGGCCTAA
- the LOC4333075 gene encoding protein-disulfide reductase isoform 1 (isoform 1 is encoded by transcript variant 1), whose product MADAAGIATVLAADGRDFLLRNSADQTDGQMLDTDFHGCTYFGTEVKISSIEASTVALYFSASWCPPCRRFTPKLIEAYNELVSQGKNFEVVFVSGDKDQEAFDAYFAKMPWLAVPFSDSECRAKLNKRFKVRGIPHLVILNATSGEVYTEDGVELVTVHGTEAYPFTTERINELKEQEKAAKDNQTVQSVLGTPTRDYLLSNKGDRVPISDLEGKYVGLCFVVNGYGPVVQFTSLLAKFYEKLKEVGEKFEVVAVSLDSDEELSNESFAGMPWLAIPQEDKMGEKLARYFELRGLPTLVLIGPDGKTLNNNVADIIDEHGQDAWEGFPFTAEKMEILAEKAKAKAELQTLESLLVIGDLDFVLGKDGAKVPVSELVGKTVLLYFSAKWCGPCRAFLPKLVDEYNKIKEKHNDFEIIFISSDRDQSSYDEFFSGMPWLALPLGDERKQHLSKTFRVRGIPSLVAIGADGRTVARDAKTPLTAHGADAFPFTEERLLEMERKIDEMAKGWPGKLKHELHDEHELVLTRCTTYGCDGCDEMGSSWSYRCRECDFDLHPKCALGKEEEKKGDDEAEAEADPACEGGVCRKA is encoded by the exons acagacggtcaaatgttggacacggatttccacggctgcacttattttgggacggag GTGAAGATCAGCAGCATCGAGGCAAGCACCGTTGCCCTCTACTTCTCGGCCTCATGGTGCCCACCATGCAGGCGCTTCACGCCTAAGCTTATTGAAGCATACAATGAGCTGGTCTCCCAGGGAAAGAACTTCGAGGTTGTCTTTGTTTCAGGGGATAAGGATCAAGAGGCATTCGATGCATACTTTGCAAAGATGCCATGGTTGGCAGTCCCTTTCTCGGACTCCGAATGCCGTGCCAAACTCAATAAGCGCTTTAAGGTGAGAGGCATTCCACACCTCGTCATCCTTAATGCAACATCTGGTGAAGTTTATACGGAAGATGGAGTTGAGCTTGTGACTGTGCATGGTACAGAAGCTTACCCTTTTACAACAGAGAGGATCAATGAATTGAAGGAACAGGAAAAGGCAGCTAAGGATAATCAAACTGTTCAAAGTGTGCTTGGTACACCCACCCGCGACTACTTACTTTCGAACAAGGGAGATAGG GTACCCATCTCTGACCTTGAGGGCAAGTACGTTGGTTTGTGCTTTGTGGTGAATGGCTATGGCCCAGTAGTCCAATTTACCTCATTGCTTGCTAAATTTTATGAGAAACTCAAAGAAGTAGGGGAGAAATTTGAAGTTGTAGCTGTATCCTTGGACAGTGATGAGGAATTATCCAATGAGAGTTTTGCAGGCATGCCTTGGCTTGCCATCCCTCAGGAAGACAAGATGGGTGAGAAGCTGGCTCGTTATTTTGAGCTTAGAGGCCTGCCTACACTTGTCCTGATTGGTCCTGATGGGAAGACACTGAACAACAATGTTGCTGACATAATTGATGAGCATGGTCAAGATGCATGGGAAGGGTTTCCTTTCACTGCAGAGAAGATGGAAATTCTTGCTGAGAAGGCAAAGGCTAAAGCAGAGTTACAGACCTTGGAGTCCCTTCTGGTCATTGGTGATTTGGACTTTGTGCTTGGAAAAGATGGAGCAAAG GTTCCTGTATCAGAACTTGTTGGGAAGACTGTCCTCCTCTACTTCTCAGCTAAATGGTGCGGACCATGCCGAGCCTTCCTGCCTAAACTTGTCGACGAGTACAACAAGATCAAGGAGAAGCACAACGACTTCGAGATCATCTTCATCTCCAGCGATCGAGACCAGAGCTCCTACGACGAGTTCTTCTCCGGCATGCCATGGCTCGCTCTTCCCCTGGGTGACGAGAGGAAGCAGCACCTGAGCAAGACCTTCAGAGTCCGCGGGATCCCTTCGCTCGTCGCCATCGGCGCCGACGGGAGGACGGTGGCCAGGGACGCCAAGACCCCGCTGacggcccacggcgccgacgcgtTCCCGTTCACGGAGGAGAGGCTCCTGGAGATGGAGAGGAAGATCGACGAGATGGCGAAGGGGTGGCCCGGGAAGCTGAAGCACGAGCTGCACGATGAGCATGAGCTCGTGCTGACTCGCTGCACCACGTATGGCTGTGATGGATGCGACGAGATGGGCAGCTCGTGGTCGTACAGGTGCAGGGAGTGTGACTTCGACCTGCACCCCAAGTGCGCgctggggaaggaggaggagaagaagggcgATGACGAGGCTGAGGCTGAGGCTGACCCAGCATGCGAGGGAGGCGTTTGCAGGAAGGCCTAA
- the LOC136355640 gene encoding uncharacterized protein, translated as MASKQSGTTWKPKKDTPTTGGSGSNNRKDRKHKPEELVATTSPSSRQRPRVNTFDKIMNSQCPHHPNSNHVAKDCFVYKQFAEQYVKNARKPSDGDQSTSKKKDDEDDAPTGFQDHRKELNHIFSGPLAYESKRKQKLTEREINAVQPNTPQYLRWSEIAIKFDRLDHHDRVVHPGRYPLVLDLVVRNVKLRRTLIDDGSALNILFAKTLDDMQIPRTELKPSNAPFHGVILGLSATPLGQITLPVTFGTRENFRTENVCFEVADFETAYHAILGRPALAKFMAVPHYTYMMMKMPGPRGVISLRSDIKQAVTCDKESCEMAQICEITLAREEI; from the coding sequence atggcgtccaagcagtcgggcaccacttggaagccaaagaaggaTACGCCGACCAcaggagggagtggaagtaacaaccGCAAGGATCGCAAGCAtaagcccgaagaacttgtggcAACAACCTCTCCATCGTCCCGACAACGTCCCCGCGTCAACACAttcgacaagataatgaactcccaatgtccgcatcatcccaactccaaccacgtggccaaagactgcttcgtctacaaacaatTTGCGGAGCAATACGTCAAGAATGCACGTAAGCCCTCAGACGGAGATCAAAGCACgtcaaagaagaaagatgatgaagacgatgccccgactggttttcaagaccaTCGCAAAGAACTCAATCACATCTTCAGCGGACCTctggcttatgaatctaagagaaagcagaagctaacagaacgggagatcaatgcggttcagcctaacacgccccaataccttcggtggtcagagatagCAATTAAGTTCGACCGCTTGGATCATcacgaccgagtggtccacccggggcggtaccccctggtactagacctagTGGTTCGCAACGTCAAGCTCCGAAGAACTCTCATCGATGATGGCAGTGCACTTaacatccttttcgctaagaccctggacgatatgcagattcctcgcacggaattaaagccgagtaatgcacccttccaTGGTGTTATCCTAGGATTATcagctacaccactcggccagatcactcttccggtcactttcggcactcgggagaattttcgcacagaaaatgtttgtttcgaagtcgctgatttcgagacagcgtacCATGCTATACTCGGACGACCGGCTCTAGCCAAATTCATGGCcgtcccacactacacctacatgatgatgaagatgcctggtcctcgaggagtcatatcactacggagcgacatcaagcaagccgtcacatgcgacaaagaaagttgcgagatggcccaaatCTGCGAGATCACCCTTGCTCGCGAAGAGATCTGA